The genome window tcctcctcctcttcaTACTGCCATGCTGGGCCATACATCTGAACGCCGAGGCACTCCTACTCAAATTCGACCAAGAGAAAGAAGTCGCCCGAATCGCAGGGGAATATATCGCTTACTTCATGCCCGCCATGCCGGTACGTATTTTGGCTCCAACTTGGCTGAATCTAAGTGCACTCATGACAAGAGCCTGCCAATATAGGATACATAAGTTAtccatatttttttcttgtAGGGTGTGTTCGTCATGGAGATCCTGATGCAATACTTACGGTGCCAGAACATTATCTTTCCCACGATCGTGATCGGAGGGGCAGGGGTGGTGGTCAACGCAGTCGTGCATGCGCTGTTGCTGTTTGTAGTTGGAATGGGAAGCAAGTAGGTTCATCGTTTATCAGTTCAGTGCCACCATGCATCATCCCAATAAtcagtttcgatggtcagaatGTGTCTTTGGCATCTCGTCCGTTGTCTTGACATTGCTAATGCTAGATTTATTAGCGTATTCCATGAAAGCAAGAATTGTTatagactagtctttatcaattcttgatgaaAGGTGACTCTTCGCTGTATTCTAACTGTTGTTGTCTTTCAGCGGTTCTGCTCTTGCCCAAGTTATCACGTTCAACTTCATGGCCTTGTCTCTCATTGCCTACATAATCTATATGGGCGTCTACAAGGAAACATGGGAAGGTGAGttgacaaaatgacataggGTGTGATTGTGTAGCTTTAGATCGTAGTGAGTTGGAGGCAGGTCGCATTCAAACGGGCACAGTCTGGCGCGCGCTTTTCAGGCTAGATTCATTTGTAGGCACCTTGACCATCGGACATTCGGTATGTCTTGACTTGACCCTTTTTGTATGATTTCAGGGTGGAAGTTGAGGGACGTATTCGAGGACTGGGGCGTATTCCTGAAGTTAGCTGTCTCTGGCATGCTGATGCTGGGCATGGAGTGGTGGACCTTTGAGATAGGCACGTTGATTTCAGGTGTTTTCGACCCGGTCTCTCTTGGGGCGCAGTCGATCGGATTTCAACTACTCTCCGTCGTATACATGGTAGGTGAAAGTCTTCTTCCCAATCTGGATATCAACCAAGGAGGCGGTAGAGTAGAGGAATGCATGCACGATTAACCTACTTCTTTATTTGATGTAGTCGAAgtaaattgtaaaatatttaATTCTCGATGGGCTACTTTAGACCccacaatattttcagatgacGTACAGTTATAGCCAACATCTTTTCTTCTAGATGATAATAATCTCCGAATTTTCATTAGGGGTTGAGGTTCGTTTACTTAGAGAATGATGAAACGATTACTTCCCAATAAAAGTGCCATGTTGTTTCAGGTTCCTCTTGGTATATCCCTTGCCAGTACGATACGGGTTGGTCACCTGCTCGGAGCAGAAGACCACAAGCAGGTTGTGCGGGCAATCAAGGTGACATTTGCGTTGGCCGGTAGGTATTTCCCCGTGCCGATTTTAAGTTTCTCTGATGCTTTCTCCGATTGATGTTGAAAGACAATAGGTGACAGGTTAGTCTTTGTACGGCTACAAGAATTGACACcaaagattgtgattggttttaCCTCCGACTTATAAATGTCCATCGTTTTATCAAGTTGAAGTCTTGAAGAGAACCGAGCAACCAAAACGATTCTAACGATACGTCTTTAACCTTTCCAGTCTTCTGTGAATGCGTGGTTGGGTTAGTTCTGGTGGCTTTCCATACACTTCTTCCGAAGATCTTCACCACTGACCCGTAAGTATAGATCACATTCATCTAAATGTCGTCTAAGGACGAATTCATACTGTGATCAATGACCGACTACGACTGACCTGCCACCGGCATAGCCTTTCACTGGCCATTTGGTCAGTTGTAGAAAAGCGGCAACGACGTCGGTCGGCGACAAGAGCATATTGCCATTTTGTCTCTACAAAACACTTTCGGCTGAATGTTGAAATTCTTACGATACTTCCTTTTTTCAGAGCGATTATAGACTACGCTGGTTACATTGTTCTCATGGTCGCCTTATATGAAGTATTCGACTCAATAGCGGTGAGCAACAACTATCATAAACTCCCATAAGGAAAGGCAGTGCTTTTTCTTAAAGAAACATTGCTTTTGCTTCGTATCGCAATAGTTGACATCGAGCTGCGATGGAACGACCATCCCAGCGCTAACTCAGTTTTGAAACTGTTCGGAATCGGACCATGTCCGAGCTTAAAAAGAAGCTCGTCAGTAAGACATCTtcaatttttcctctttccaatCATTCTTTGATTCCTTTCCAAACAACGACTAAATGACATAAAGTTTTCACAGGCCCTCATTTTAAAACTTTCTCGTCAATGTTTGCTATATTCTACAGTGTGTGAGTGCGGGGATATTGAGAGGATGTGGTCGACAAGTAGCCGGTGCTGTAGTGACGTTCATAGGCTTTTATGTTATCGCTCTTCCAATTTCGGTGACCCTGATGTTTGGAACTCCTTTGGAACTTTCAGGTAAGTTGGCCTACTTTCCTTTTCTCTCATCGGAACTCATTTGGAACTGTCAGGTATGAGTGGGCCTACTTTCTTCTAGCTGGGGAATCTGAGTATCAAACCATCTTTTGTGTTAACAAAGATATGGGCAAGCCAATCATTGAAGTGGGCTTTAATGTTAGATCTGATTCATTACTTTCAGGGTACTACGTTGGTCTCATCCTTGGAATGAGTATTGTCGTCTGCGTCTTCTGTTTCCTGATTTGGTACATCAACTGGGAAAAAGAGGTCGCGAAGGTAAGAACATCATTTTCTGGTTTGTATCCTTGTCGTTTGATTAGGCCTACTTGCCTGCGCCAGAATGTAAGGATGAATGACTAAATCCATTAAAGCCAGTGGTTTCATAAGGTAAAGATAAAAAATATCCAGGTCCGTCATCATCCCCCATATCTTTTTCAGGCAAGGATAAGAACCGGCACGGATCAGATTGCTATGGAGATACTGGGTCCAGCCCCTGAGCTGACTCACAGCGAGAGAACGAACTGTAAGTATGcaggcatcttgaccaccaatgtttttgcatcttattaAGATATACCCGGCTACGAGTATTTGACCATTAGATTCAGGATGGTATGCAGGGTGCGTGATCTAAATCAGCGATTACTCGCGTCCGAGGCAGGTCGTTCTTTTCTGCTACGTAGAGCTGAAATCAGAAGCAAAAGAATGCAGAATTAGTCCGTCAGTGAGAAATGTAATAACTTTATCACCGTATGACTGCTGGTGGTTGCTGCCGATGACTCAGTTGACTTGGCGTTTAATCGATTAATTGGGTGATCGATTTATTAATTGACAGACCTACTCTGCATCTACAAGCGAGGAATGTCCTTCTTTTTTGCAGCTAGTGCATATATTTCTGTTCATCGACGCATATTATCCATATAGTACACGTAGTGCATATTGAAAATATGTATGAAGTTAAACCCTTGAGGTTGAGGAAGGTTTTTCCCGAACAACTCGGTGTTATAATTTACATGTACCGCTGAAACTGAAAAATGCTGTGGAATATTTGTCTGACATCTCCCTCTCCTTCTTCAGCAATCGTTTCCCGGCGATCAAGCATCAGGGGCCGCACGTGTTCAATCTCGAGCGAATGGTACGAGGACTACATGGGAAACTACGGCAGCCAACACAACCTCATCAGTGACCCCTCGGAGTCTACGCACAAGAAACTGGACAAGAAGACCATTAAACTGATCGCCACGCGCGTGTTATTCGTCTTATTTATGGTGCTAACATTTGTAATTGGTTTAGTATTCCGAATATCAGAGGCACCTGGGCATGATAGTGCAAATAGTACGACAATTTCTACAATGGACACCTCAACCTTGGCTCCATTCATTATTAATTCGACGTCAACACTATACAATCTGTCAACATCTTGGTCCATGGACTCAACCACATGAGATGTCAACATCAAGGAGAGAAAATGAATTTTACATGTGGTTCCACACTTGAAGCTTTCCACTAGGAGCGCAGCTGTTTCCGTTGTAGCCGACTTTGTAGCACTGTTGTGATATTCTGCTGCTGTTTTTTATGGCTACAAAGTTTAGAAATGACATGCACAAACTAGTCAATGTAAATATGAAGCCGAATAAAGACAAAGATGTTGGCACACATTTTTGAATTGGTTCATGAATCCTTCAGTGCACACGACTCTGGACATGGGAGGTGCAGTCAATTCTGTGGGTGAGAAGGGCATAGCGGGGCTTCTTGTCTGACTGCTGCTAACGTTTGGTCGAAAACCCGACCATATCTCGCCGACGTTATGACACTATCTATCAACCTCTCGCATTACAAAAACCTGTTTTGATTAATAGTGCCTGCTAGCGATCAACAACTCGGTGAGAGCTATCAATAGACTTTGATTAGGAAAACTGTGATCAACATCAGTATAAGGAGAATCAACGTTGTAGATGTTGAATTCAACAGCGGCACACGCAGTAGGTTTTAATTGGGCACTTAAGTCAACCTGCACGAGACCTTTGTGATATCATAGGTCTGTGATATCATCGACCTATGATATAAAAAGTCCCCATTTCACAAACAATCTATAGCGTCTTTTCGCCAAATGGATATATCGTTTTACAAGGGTTAACACTGAATCGCAGAGCATTAACGGATTAAACAAATCTGTGTCATCAAAATTGATAGTTTGGACAGATTAACGGAACCTCGAGGCGATATAGATTGAGAAAGCATACATGTCTAAAGAATAATCTGGAATAACAATTGTTGCTCGTAGGAATTTTCAAAGGATTAAGGCTGGGCTGAGGCTTTTACTTTCATTACTTGTCTGATTTTCGTTTTGGTCTCGTCTTCTCATTTTGGGTCTGATCAGAAACATGTCTCATCAGGAAGAAAGCACAGTTGAATAGAGAACCAGTATGTTGTCATGCTCAATGGTCAGGATATGATTTTGCTGCTTGAATTTTTTGTCTATGATATCGTACTTGCGTTTCGGCGGCTCTCAGAACTCGCGGTAGGCATATCGACAAGTAGGCCTGACTCAAGAACAGTGAGGACCATAAATAACGGCCAACATAACGAGTTTTCGGTAAGTTTGCTAATCGGCGTAACGGTAAGTAAACTTGATATCATACGTAAACAAGCAACGAATTGAACTTGACCAAGAACGGCTAATAGGCCTACGCTTTATCTTTTTGAACCTACTGTTGACAAGCAGTAAACGTAATTTGGGGTGTAAGGGTTCAGAGGAAAACATGACATGGACACGATTGGATTAGATCTTCTACTATGTTTGACAGACCCTCACGAGAGAAGTATAAGGTAGGTGAGCCAGGGGAGTACGACAGGGTAAGCTCATTTAGGAGATGATAATTTTTCTCGAATACCAGGGGTCATTTGCGTGCTCCTTCCCTCGCATATCCTTTTAGTGCGGAGCGAAaggccctgaagttcaggatgcttgAGTGGAAGCTCGACCAGTGTCAACGGAGTACACATGCTTTCCCAGGGTACGCgaatatgatgttgaaaaggGATAGCGAACATGCAAGGCCGTGAGGGATTTTGTACAGTTGTGTCAGAAAATCGAAGGTAAGATAAGGGCCGGGGAAAAGGGTCTCTGCAGCAACGATGTTCAGTTAGGTTATAAAAGTGGTTTTCACTGCCAAAAAATTATACGTCggaatttctttgattttgctTTTGCCATTTTTCAGGACACATGACTCCCGAACCAAACTCAGCACGGAAGAATGCCGGATTTTCTCAACGTCCTGTGACCGTCAAGCACGAAACCAATGCTTCAGATCATATTCAACCACGGGATCATTACTAACGATGCATGTACCTGTCAATTTACTTTTGACTTGAACGTTGTGTGTCAGAAGATTATCGTTACGGGTTGCTAACAGTGACCAATTCAATGGGTATAAATTCTTATTAATATCATATTAAGGAAGGCTGCAATATTTTCTAGCTGTGACGTTCAACAACACAAACATTTTCTGCCGTACAGTAGTCGGCACGAGGCAGTTTGAATGAATCTTTTGCGTAAAAATATATTTGCTTTCACGTTGGTGAGACGCTGGCATTGACACGGCTAGGAGTACGGATGGTCGCCTTTTGTAGCGTTTTGAGATCGCTGTTGTAAAATCACATTTTTCGGCTACAGATGAGCAGCTTGCTTGTAAAAGGAAGATCCCAATTTATCGGGGAAATTTTGGATTCCATTTATCCAAATACTGTGCAGAACGAAAAAGGATACATTCAGTCCATTCGTGTACGTCAATATGACTTCGGAAGGGAACAAAATCATTACTGACCCAGTTGACATTGATGAGGATCAAACTTCGACTGAAAAGAATGCTTCGCAAAGAGATGTGGATGAGTTCTGTTTCGATCATGATGGCCTTGATCTAAAGGCTTTGGAAGAAGAAAGGCTAAGAATAGACAGAGAAATAGCTGAGCGGCGACTGGAAATGGAATTGAGGAAAGAGGCGGCCGAAAGGAGGCGCAGCGAAGTGGAAAAGAAGATGGCCGCCTTGCATCAGCGCAAAACGAGTCTGACGGATTTGCGAACTGAGAAAATGATTCGTGGTAAAATGAATTCTTCAAAAGTAGATGGTTGACACCATGCCATTACCAGGCCTACTGCTATGATCCTGCTGTGGCCATGTTCCACTACAAGCATTAGCTATAATGACGAGTTGGTTGTCAAGTGACAGTACCTACTTTTGATAGACTAGACAGTATTTCTAaagatataagatgtatatgcCTACTAGAAGAAGATGAGAAACAAACTGACGTGACACTAATGGCTGCAGCGGCTTCCGAATCTCTCTGTACTGAATCTTCAGTTCGGAAAGGCACAGGGACCGCATcacctggctacatgtatgcTGAGTGTAAGCGAAGGATGCAACATCCTTTTGTTTCTGCTGGATGGTGAAAATATCGCTAGTATGTTTCGCCGCGGACAATCGGCGCGTGTGGAAGTTAGTTCACGAGATTGTTCACAGATGTCTACACAAGATTTTGAGATGCGCCGGCTATAATAAATCGGACCGTAAAGGTATATGTTTCATCTGATAAGATTATGTTAGTAATCGtaatttaattttcaaattgaaattcacGTAAAATTCACTTTCGTTGAGAGGGTTCCTACAAGTCAACCAGGCGGGGAGATATGTGTTCAAAAACGACCTTGTTGAGGCTGTATTTCACTTCCCTGCATCAAATGAGTCAAAAACGCCATTttcgatttttgaaaaatagccCACTTTACGGTGCGGTGCGGTGGTGGGCGGCTAATGTTGGAAATGAACAGAATTCACTTACAAGTTTAAAACAATTGAAACGGGCACACTCGACAATGATAGCGGACATTGTTATGTTGAAAGTGGTAAAGCCCTCCATTTGAGAGGCTATTGAATGGTAAATACGTCATGTTTTTGTTTTAGAAGCATTTAAGTCTGACAGGGGTGTCGAGCCAAGTATCCAGTTAGATCGATTCGTGGGGCATCTGACATTCGAGGGTATTTTTCGGAGATAGGACGTAATTGAAAACTTCCGTGGTCTACCGAACAACAGGGAGAGTTATCAATTAGTAATTAGTTGAGGTTTTTACAAGTGAATCGTTCGATGAAATCACGCGGTATCGCGTGGCCGTGTGAGGACTCGCGTTGTTTCGAGGATTCTGCGATGTTTATAAGTGGAGCAATTGAAGGAGACGGAATCCATAAAAGCTGTCAGGAACTGAAAAGTTTGCATGAATATTTTGACTGAGGATATCATATTGTCATGGAGATAAAAGCTTACAAAATCTGGCACGGTTCTAGCAACATTTTCgaatatttttgaatatttaAACACGATTGTACGATTGTTTCTGAGGCAAGGACTCCGATATTCTTTTACTTTCGAAATAGAAGTTGATATTGGGGAAAAACGGTCTCCTTGGCAAAACCGAGGCGTTGCCGTCATACTTTGCGTCTATGGCAACGACCTCCAAACGACGATGACACAAGTATCGAAGGCGTCCATGACCACCGCCTAGTAACTATAGTATCACTTTGCAATATACTTATTATATCACATTGAATAATCCAAAATATACTCAAAATGTACTTCATTGTGTAATCGAGTTCTTCATAAAGGAGTTTTGAATACAGGTACCACTTTAAACCGTATAAAGAGT of Lineus longissimus chromosome 9, tnLinLong1.2, whole genome shotgun sequence contains these proteins:
- the LOC135494077 gene encoding multidrug and toxin extrusion protein 1-like, translating into MASGELSKDDGYHSPLGCRDVETQSIRNAENSPDNIANYGATKDEESPVSEAAQDVSRGCWPKCCPDWFLDEFRKMASLSWSMFLLAVFSYLIGPVSLAFCGHLGTKAMDGVALALTVINVTGISIAMGLAMACGTFFAQSYGSVNKGRVGLYLLRSLIILLLFILPCWAIHLNAEALLLKFDQEKEVARIAGEYIAYFMPAMPGVFVMEILMQYLRCQNIIFPTIVIGGAGVVVNAVVHALLLFVVGMGSNGSALAQVITFNFMALSLIAYIIYMGVYKETWEGWKLRDVFEDWGVFLKLAVSGMLMLGMEWWTFEIGTLISGVFDPVSLGAQSIGFQLLSVVYMVPLGISLASTIRVGHLLGAEDHKQVVRAIKVTFALAVFCECVVGLVLVAFHTLLPKIFTTDPAIIDYAGYIVLMVALYEVFDSIAVSNNYHKLP
- the LOC135494148 gene encoding uncharacterized protein LOC135494148 — protein: MFGTPLELSGYYVGLILGMSIVVCVFCFLIWYINWEKEVAKARIRTGTDQIAMEILGPAPELTHSERTNSIVSRRSSIRGRTCSISSEWYEDYMGNYGSQHNLISDPSESTHKKLDKKTIKLIATRVLFVLFMVLTFVIGLVFRISEAPGHDSANSTTISTMDTSTLAPFIINSTSTLYNLSTSWSMDSTT